In a genomic window of Siphonobacter curvatus:
- a CDS encoding ParA family protein has product MLSHDEVLHFFKKKTALSMSVIEKEAGLPVSTLPKALAGQRTLNQKHLKALEPVLLQYGLDEFRNRKARVISIVNHKGGVGKTTTTINLGSALVLAGYRVLVIDIDSQGNLSQSLGLDNPEVQLYEALLQGKPLPIVPIVPNFDLVPSSLELAKYERELTHSPSGALRLRTALNAVLPQYDYILIDCPPALNVFTNSALIASNAALVTLEPETSAIKGINNLFELINEIRQFFNEFLSIEGILFTRVDRRLVLHKELIQTIRQDLHDFRVFDTEIRLNAALKESQYAQVDIFRYAAGSPGAQDYKQLAQELLTPVTK; this is encoded by the coding sequence ATGTTATCACACGACGAGGTCCTTCACTTTTTCAAGAAGAAGACGGCCCTATCTATGTCAGTCATTGAAAAAGAAGCTGGCCTTCCCGTTAGCACCTTACCTAAAGCTTTAGCAGGTCAACGTACGCTAAATCAGAAACACCTTAAAGCATTAGAACCCGTGTTACTGCAGTACGGACTCGATGAGTTCAGAAATCGCAAAGCTCGGGTAATTAGTATCGTTAACCATAAGGGCGGTGTCGGTAAGACGACCACCACCATTAACTTAGGGAGTGCTCTGGTACTGGCAGGCTACCGGGTATTGGTTATTGACATTGATTCTCAAGGCAACCTTTCTCAAAGTCTGGGACTTGATAATCCGGAAGTGCAGCTTTACGAGGCTCTCTTGCAAGGTAAACCTTTACCTATTGTTCCCATCGTTCCTAATTTTGATCTGGTTCCCAGTAGTCTGGAGCTAGCCAAATACGAACGTGAACTTACCCACTCTCCTAGCGGTGCTCTACGCCTGCGTACGGCTTTAAATGCTGTACTACCACAATATGACTATATTCTCATTGATTGCCCGCCTGCGTTGAACGTATTTACGAATTCAGCCTTGATTGCCTCCAACGCTGCTCTGGTCACGCTGGAACCCGAAACGTCGGCCATCAAGGGCATCAATAACCTTTTTGAATTAATTAATGAAATTCGTCAGTTCTTCAACGAGTTTCTAAGCATCGAAGGTATTCTTTTCACCCGCGTAGATCGTCGCCTTGTCCTTCATAAGGAACTTATCCAAACCATTCGGCAGGATCTACATGATTTTCGCGTATTTGATACTGAAATCCGTCTGAACGCAGCTTTGAAAGAATCTCAGTACGCACAGGTTGATATTTTCCGCTACGCTGCCGGCTCTCCCGGTGCTCAGGATTACAAGCAGTTAGCTCAAGAACTTCTCACGCCCGTAACGAAATAA